Proteins found in one Salvia splendens isolate huo1 chromosome 10, SspV2, whole genome shotgun sequence genomic segment:
- the LOC121750134 gene encoding dolichyl-diphosphooligosaccharide--protein glycosyltransferase 48 kDa subunit-like, with protein sequence MIKISLCLFLVSVPFFAIICSAFSEDRPTDRRVLVLLDDFAIKSSHSIFFKSLETRGFDLDFKLADDPKLALQRYGQYLYDAVVLFAPTIDRFGGSVDAASLLEFVDSGHDLILAADTSASDLIREIAVECGVDFDEDPAAMVIDHTNHAVSETEGHHTLIASDDFINSEVILGSRKIEDPVLFKGIGHSINPSSSLVTKVLSASPAAYSANPKSKLSSPPTLIGSAISLVSVVQARNNARILISGSLTVFSDRFFRSGVQKAGSTTKHEKCGNEQFFVELSKWVFHERGHLKAVNVRHNKVGETDEPSMYRIKDDLEYSVEVYEWSGSSWEPYVAGDMQVQFYMMSPYVLKTLSSNEKGLYYTSFKVPDVYGVFQFKVEYQRLGYTALSLSKQIPVRPFRHNEYERFIPAALPYYGASFSMMSGLFVFTLVYLYTK encoded by the exons ATGATCAAGATATCTCTCTGTTTATTCTTGGTCTCTGTTCCATTTTTCGCGATCATATGCTCCGCATTCTCTGAAGACAGACCCACGGATCGCCGTGTTCTGGTCCTGCTCGACGACTTCGCGATTAAGTCGTCGCATTCCATCTTCTTCAAGTCGTTGGAGACCAGAGGATTTGATCTCGATTTCAAGCTAGCTGATGATCCCAAGCTCGCTCTGCAGAGATATGGACAGTATTTGTATGACGCCGTTGTTCTCTTCGCCCCGACAATTGATC ggtttggcgGGTCCGTTGATGCTGCGTCATTGCTAGAATTTGTTGATTCCGGTCATGATTTAATTCTGGCTGCGGATACATCGGCTTCAGACTTGATTAGAGAGATAGCTGTGGAATGCGGGGTTGATTTCGATGAG GACCCAGCAGCTATGGTAATTGACCACACAAATCATGCAGTTTCTGAGACAGAAGGGCATCATACATTGATTGCCAGTGATGACTTTATAAATTCCGAGGTTATCTTGGGGAGCAGGAAAATAGAG GATCCTGTTCTATTTAAGGGAATTGGTCACTCTATAAATCCTTCAAGTAGCTTG GTGACAAAAGTTCTCTCTGCTTCACCAGCAGCATACTCGGCGAATCCAAAATCCAAGTTATCAAGTCCTCCCACTTTGATTGGGTCAGCAATCTCTTTGGTTTCTGTAGTCCAG GCAAGAAACAATGCTCGGATTCTGATATCGGGTTCACTTACTGTGTTCAGTGACAG GTTCTTCCGCTCTGGAGTACAGAAAGCTGGAAGCACTACCAA ACACGAGAAATGTGGGAATGAGCAATTTTTTGTTGAACTTAGCAAATGGGTGTTCCATGAAAGAGGTCATCTGAAG GCTGTGAATGTAAGACATAATAAAGTTGGTGAGACTGATGAACCTTCAATGTACAGAATCAAAGATGACCTG GAATACTCCGTGGAAGTATATGAGTGGTCTGGCAGTAGTTGGGAACCATATGTGGCTGGTGATATGCAGGTTCAGTTTTACATGATGAGCCCATATGTGCTGAAAACCCTGTCAAGCAATGAGAAG GGCCTTTATTATACATCTTTCAAGGTTCCCGATGTTTATGGTGTTTTCCAGTTCAAAGTTGAGTACCAGAGACTTGGGTATACTGCCTTAAGTCTATCAAAGCAG ATTCCAGTTCGACCTTTCAGACATAATGAGTACGAAAGATTCATACCTGCTGCTCTTCCATATTATGGAGCATCTTTTTCGATG ATGTCGGGTTTATTCGTCTTCACCTTGGTATATCTTTACACAAAGTAG
- the LOC121752155 gene encoding UPF0496 protein At4g34320-like: MGSHMSKSQGETSAANDISNLHFATELNSYEAACKIDADVQAFDAALHCRTNNAISALAAGVEVRAMSFDSLREVTACLLDMNQEVVKVILDCKKDIWKNQELFEFVEEYFENSLKILDFCTALEKCLKSARDRQLLIHIALQQFEEEEEEGRYTKTLLELRNFKEAGDPFTEEFFTIFESVYRQQIVMLERLQSRKNKLDKKLKSVHAWRKVSTVIFAATFAAVLICSVVAAAMAAPPVAAALAAAASIPLGSMGRWMESLLKNYQNALRGQKEIINCMNVGTYIAIKDLDNIRVLVDRLEIEIESLMKMADFAMNEDAVKVSVEEMRKKLVVFTKNIEELEVQADKCSRDIRRARTVILQRIIRHPNN; encoded by the coding sequence ATGGGGAGCCACATGAGCAAGAGCCAGGGAGAAACCTCTGCTGCAAACGACATCAGCAATCTGCATTTCGCAACGGAGCTGAATTCATACGAGGCTGCGTGCAAGATCGATGCTGACGTGCAAGCCTTCGATGCAGCCCTCCATTGTCGAACAAACAACGCTATCAGCGCCCTAGCTGCCGGAGTTGAGGTCAGAGCGATGTCGTTTGATTCCCTACGAGAGGTCACAGCCTGCCTCCTTGACATGAATCAAGAAGTGGTGAAGGTGATCTTGGACTGCAAGAAGGATATTTGGAAGAATCAGGAGCTGTTCGAGTTCGTCGAGGAATACTTTGAGAACAGCCTCAAGATCCTCGATTTCTGCACGGCTTTAGAGAAGTGCCTCAAATCTGCAAGAGACAGGCAGCTGCTTATCCACATTGCCCTCCAGCAGttcgaggaagaggaggaggaggggagGTATACGAAGACGCTGCTCGAGTTGAGGAACTTCAAGGAAGCAGGGGATCCATTCACGGAGGAGTTCTTCACGATCTTCGAGTCTGTCTACAGGCAGCAGATTGTGATGCTGGAGAGGCTGCAGTCGAGGAAGAACAAGCTCGACAAGAAGCTCAAGTCCGTTCACGCGTGGAGGAAGGTGTCCACGGTGATCTTTGCAGCTACATTTGCTGCTGTGCTGATCTGCTCGGTGGTGGCTGCTGCCATGGCTGCCCCGCCTGTGGCAGCTGCCCTAGCAGCAGCCGCCTCTATCCCGTTGGGGTCAATGGGAAGATGGATGGAATCTCTGCTCAAGAACTATCAGAATGCTTTGAGGGGGCAGAAGGAGATCATCAACTGTATGAATGTTGGCACCTACATTGCTATTAAGGATTTGGATAACATTCGAGTGCTGGTTGATAGGTTGGAGATTGAGATCGAATCACTCATGAAAATGGCGGATTTTGCCATGAATGAAGATGCTGTGAAGGTTAGTGTGGAGGAGATGAGGAAGAAATTGGTGGTGTTTACAAAGAATATTGAGGAATTGGAAGTGCAGGCTGATAAGTGTAGCAGGGACATTCGCAGGGCTAGAACTGTAATTCTGCAACGGATTATCAGACATCCCAACAATTGA